In Paenibacillus stellifer, the DNA window ACGTATGTTATATAAATTTACGCTAGACTCTAGCCTCCGGTATAGTTAAGCATATATAATTGACCAGAGCCCATTAAAGGAGCTCAGGCCGCAATCGGCCAGTTCATAGAGTGAGAAGGCTATGAAGCTCTCACACCATCTAGGAGGAGGAGAAATATGAAACAAAGGGGTCGGGCATTCAAACTCAGCTTCCTGCTGCTGTTTGTGCTTGCGGTTGTACTCGCAGGCTGCGGCGGCAACAACAACACATCGGGGAACACAGCGGCGTCTTCCGAGCCGGCTGCTAGCGCAGCGGCAACAGCATCCGCTAGCGCGGCGGCAGCATCGACGCAGCCATCCGGTGAGAAGCCAAAGGTAGCATTCGTCTATATCGGACCTCCAGGCGACGGCGGTTATACGTATCAGCATGACCAAGGGCGTCTTGAAATGGAGAAAGAACTCGGTATCAAGTCGACAACCGTCGAGAACATCCCAGAGGGACCGGACGCCGAGCGCACTATCACAGAACTCGCACAATCCAATGACATTGTCTTCACTACAAGCTTCGGCTACATGGAGCAGACGGTCAACGTAGCGAAGAAATTCCCCAACGTTAAGTTCGACCATGCTTCCGGCTACAAAACCGAAGCCAACATGGGCACCTACTTCGGCAAGAACTACGAAGCCAGTTATCTGACAGGAATCGCAGCGGGCAAAGTGACCAAGAACAACCATCTCGGTTACGTCGGCGCCTTCCCGATCAGCGAAGTTATCTATAACCTCAACGCCTTCACACTCGGTGCACAGAGCGTAAACCCGGATATCAAGGTTGACGTTGTCTGGACGAACACCTGGTACGATCCGACAACCGAACGCCAAGCGGCTATCAGCTTGCTGGATAAAGGCGCCGATGTCCTTCTGGCTTATCAGGATTCCCCGGCTACCATTCAAGCGGCACAGGAACGCGGCGCATTCGCAGGCGGCAACGACTCCGACATGAAGAAATACGCGCCTGACAACTACCTGACCAACCCGGTTTGGGATTGGGGTCCATACTACACCAAAACAGTTAAGTCCGTAATGGACGGCACCTGGACTAACGAGCAGTACTCCGGCAGCATGGCTGACGGCATGGTGAAGCTGGCTCCGTTCGGCAACAAGGTTCCGGAAGATGTACAGAAGCTTGTTACCGACGCGCAGGCGAAGATTATCAGCGGTGAGCTGAACGTCTTCACTGGTCCGATCAGCGACAACACCGGCAAAGTGCAGGTTCCGGAAGGCAAGACGCTTACGCTTGACGAAGTGCTCAGCATGAACTGGCTGGCGAAAGGCGTAGTCGGCACAATTCCGAAATGATAAGGTTGTCTTTACCAATTCAGGATATTCTTTAATAGGAAGAAAACCATGGGTGGGGCGGGCTCCTTCGGGAAGTACCTGCCTCACCCATGCTACAACTATGAGAAAGGAGGCGTTCCAAATGCGGGGACATTCGGTGGAAATGCGCGGAATTGTCAAAAGATTCGGTTCAGTAACCGCGAGCGACCAAGTCGATTTTTCGGCAGACGCGGGAGAGATTCATGCGCTGCTTGGCGAGAACGGGGCGGGAAAAAGTACGGTGATGAGTATGCTGTCGGGCGTATACAGAGCGGATGAGGGTGAGATTCTGATTCACGGCAAACCTGCAAAAATCCGCTCTCCGAAAGACGCCGCCATGCTCGGCGTGGGCATGGTATTCCAAAATTTCAGACTGGTTCAAACGTTGACAGCTGCGGAAAATATCGTGCTTGGCGAAAAATCGTCTTTCTGGCGCGGAAGAAACTGGATCAAAAACAAGCATAAGGAGATAGAAGAACTGGCGGAACGCTTCGGGCTGAAGTTTCCGGTGGACCGTCCGATCTGGCAGCTCTCCGTGGGAGAGCAGCAGCGGGTGGAGATCGTCAAGACGCTGTACCGCGGCGCCGATATTATTATTCTGGATGAGCCGACTTCGGTTCTGACGCCCGGTGAAGTGGAGGGGCTGTTCAGCACGCTGCAACGGATGAAAGAAGAAGGCAAGACCGTCATTATGACGACGCACAAAATGAAGGAGGTTATGGCCTCCTCCGACCGCATTTCGGTCATGCGCAAAGGCAAAATGATTACGACGCTCATTACGAAAGAGACGGATGAGCGGGAACTGGCCCGGCTGATGGTAGGCCGGGAAGTGGTGATTGAGCGGCGGGACCGCGAGGAGACGGACGGCGACGAACTGCTCGCAGTCAAGAATCTGAGCGTTGTCGCCGATCACGGGCGGAAGGCGCTGGACCGGCTGTCGCTCACCGTCCGCAAGGGCGAGATCGTCGGCGTTGCAGGGGTCGCCGGCAACGGTCAGAAGGAACTGGCGGAGGTGCTGACCGGCCTTCGGACTTGGCGGGAAGGTGAAATTGTTTTTGACGGAAGTCCCGTCAAGACGGCGTCGGTTCGCGGCGCTATTGATGCCGGCATCTCCCACGTACCGGAGAACCGGATGAAGAGCGGGCTTGCCGGACGGCTTGGCTCGGTCGACAATCTGCTGTTCAAGTCTTACCGCTCCGAAGAGCACTCGAAGCTAGGATTTCTGAAGGCGGCCAAGAACCGGATTTGGTCGGAGCATCTGGTGCGTAAATTCGATGTGAAGACGCCGGAGCTCGATACACCTGTACAACAGCTGTCCGGAGGCAATCAGCAGAAGCTGCTGTTCGCCCGGGAAGTTACGCATAATCCCAAGCTGATGGTAGCCGTGCATCCGACTCAGGGACTTGATGTCGGAGCCACCTCCGGCGTTCACGACCTGCTGATGGAGCTGCGGGCTTCGGGAAGCGGCGTGCTGCTGATCTCCGAAGACCTGGATGAGCTGATGCAGCTGTCGGACCGGATTCTGGTCATTTACAATGGAGCGATTATTGGTGAAGAGACCCACGACAATGCGGACAGAGAAAGCATCGGTCTGATGATGGCGGGCATTCGCGGGAGAGAGGAGAGCATGGTATGAGTCAGGATAAGGCAAGCGGGGGAACGCTGCTGGAACCTGTTAACAAGCAGACTTCGGGAGGGCGGCTGCCTTGGCGGCTGGAGTATGACGCTTCCCGGGTTCGTACGCCTTGGTGGACCCCCATCGTATCGGTCGTGCTGGCGCTTGTTCTCTGCGCGATTTTCATTTACGCGAACGGCATGAGCCCGGCTACTGTCTACGCTAAAATGTGGAAGGGTGCCTTCGGCTCCTCATATGGCATTACCGAAACGCTCGTCAAAGCAATTCCGCTGCTGCTGTGCGGTCTTGGCATCGCCGTGGCTTACCGGATTTCGGTGTGGAACATCGGGGCGGAAGGCCAGCTGACCGTTGGCGCAATGGCCGCTACTGCGGTGACGATTTATTTTCCAAATCTGAGCGGATTCTGGTCGATTTCACTGATGCTGATCTTCGGGATCGCAGCCGGTGCCTTCTGGGGACTGCTTACGGCTATCCCGCGGACGCATTTCGGGGTCAACGAGCTGATCACGTCACTGATGCTGAACTATGTGGCACTGCTGGCGCTCGATTATGTCGTATTCGGTCCCTGGAAAGATCCGAAAGGCTTCAACATGCCGGGTTCGCCGGTATTTACAGACGCCCAGTCGCTGCCTGTGCTCGGGGGAACCCGGCTGCATATCGGCCTCATCTTCGCGCTGGTCGCGGTTGTCATTTACTATCTGATGATGCGTTTTACCCGCTGGGGCTATGAGCTGAGACTGATCGGAGCCAATCCGACGGCCGCCCGTTACGCCGGCATTCATATCAAACGCCATATTATTATCGTCATGCTGATCAGCGGCGGACTCGCCGGACTTGCCGGTATGGCCGAGGTGTCCGGGGTAAGCCATCAGCTTATCAAGGGCATTTCTCCGGGCTATGGCTATACTGCCATCATCGTGGCCTGGCTCGCCAAGCTGAATCCGCTCGGACTGGTAATCGCCTCGGTGCTGTTCGGCGGCCTGATCGTCGGCGGCTACAGCGTGCAGACTATCGGCCTGCCGTCATCCATTTCGCAGCTGCTGCAGGGCTCGATCCTGTTTTTCCTGATCGCCGGCGATATGGTCACCCGCTTCCGCATTCGCCGGGGAGCGTAGCCCAAAGGAGGAAATGAAGACATGGATTTTATGACTCAACTATTAATCGCCGCCATTTCCGCGGGCACGCCGCTGCTGCTGGCCACGCTGGGAGGCATTCTTACCGAGCGCGCCGGTATCATCCAATTGGGCGCTGAAGGATTGATGCTCATGGGCGCGGTTACGATGTGCATCGTGTTCATCCGAACTGAAAGCCTGGTGCTTGGCCTGCTGGCCGCAATCGGCGTGACCGCGCTGCTCGGCCTCGTTCATGCATTCCTGAGCGTTACGCTGCGGGCCAACCAGACGATGTCCGGTCTTGCCATGACGCTGTTCGGCACTGGCCTCAGCGCCTACCTCGGCAAGCCGATCAGCGGGAATCCGCTGCCGGGCATTCTGCCGAGAGTGCATCTGGATTTTCTGAGTTCAGTGCCAGTGCTTAAGATTATCAGCAATCTTGATATGCTGACCTGGATCAGCATCGTGCTGGTTATCGTACTTCATCTGCTGATTCATCGTACTTCCTGGGGTCTCCATCTGCGTGCCGTGGGCGACAGCCCGGCGACCGCCGATGTTATGGGCATCCGGGTACGGACGATCCGCTATTGCTATATCATTGCCGGTGCCATGTTGATCGGACTCGCCGGAGCCGATATGGTCCTGAGCGTTGCTCCGACCTGGAACGAAGGTCTGACAGCGGGAAGAGGCTGGATCGCAGTCGGTCTTGTTATTTTTGCCAGATGGAATCCGATTCGCGCGCTGCTGTGTGCCTATTTCTTCGGTGCTCTGGACTCGCTCGGGTTCCGGGTGCAGCTGCTGGGCAGCGCCATTCCATCGTATTTCCTGAAAATGATCCCTTACGTCGTGACGATTCTCGTCCTGATGTACCTGGGTTACCGCAACCGCAACAAGCCGTCCGGCACACCGGAATCGCTGGGTGTTCCTTATATCCGGGAACAGCGGTTCTAGGTTCTAGCAGCCGCGCTGGACTGGACACTCATCCGAAGGAGGAGACCGTATGGAAGCTCTGCGTCACGCTAGGCTAAGAGCGCCGGCGCTGTACCGGCCCCGCAATCTGCAAGAAGCCTGGGAGCTGAAACGGGAGCTCGGCGATGGGGCCGTGTATGTCTCGGGAAGCACCCTGCTGCGGACCCAGTGGGAAGCCGGAACGGTCTCCATGCCGGAGACGCTGATCGATCTTCGGGGACTGGAGGGCCTTTCCGGCATTGCAGAAGACGGGGAAGGCATCCGCATCGGCGCACTGACGAATTTATCGTCTCTCCGCCGGAGCGCGCTTCTGGACTCGGCGGCGCCGTCGCTGAAGGAGGCGGCCCGGGTCATTGCGGCCCCATCGGTCCGCAACCTCGCGACGCTCGGAGGCAATATCGCCTCCGGCTACGGCGATACTCTCCCCGCGCTGCTGACCGCGGATGCGGAGCTGGAGGTCTATGACGGCGCGTTTGCAAGCCGTCAATGCACCGGGGATTGGCTGGCCTCCCGCTGGGGCGGCCGACATTCCTCCGCGAGCATCATCGCGGGTGTGCGAATCTCTCCGGCGGAAGGGCCGGAGGGTTCCCGCCGCTTCGAGGCCTTCCGCAAGGTCGGCCGCCGGGAGGCGTTCACGCCGTCGCTCGTCGCGGTGGCGCTGTCCGGGTTCATCGACCCGGACAGATGTTTAAGCGGCGTGCGAATAGCCGCCGGCGGAGGCAGCGGGCGTCCGCATCGGCTTGCGGAGGCGGAAGCGTTGCTGGAAGGCGGCGTGCTGGCCGCCGAGCTGCTGCCGCCGGTGTACGAAGCGGTGAGCGGGGGGTTCGAAACCTACGCCGATCCCTTCGCGACGGCGGAGTACAAGCGGAAGACGGCGGGCAATCTCATCGCCGCCGAGCTGTGGAAGCTCATTTAGCTGAATAAGTGAATGAATAATGAATGGATGAAAGCTGCCGAAAGGAGAGTGGGAACATGCCGCTGAGCAGAGACTCCAGCGGGAGCCGCTGGAGAACACGCCCTGACGGACTGGAGAAAGTCACCGGCAGCCTGCAATACCTGACTGATATGTACGCCGAGGAAATGCTGGTCGGCCGCGTGCTGCGCAGCCGGGAGAGCCATGCCCGCATTCTGGACCTGCGGACGGACAAAGCGGCCGCGGTTCCCGGCGTCCATGCCGTCCTGACGCATGAGGATGTGCCGGGACTGAACGGCTTCGGCATTGCGCTTCCTCATCAGCCGGTATTTTGCGAGGACCGGGTTCGCTACACCGGTGACGCCATCGCTGCGGTTGCGGCCGAGAGCGATGAAATCGCCGAGTATGCGCTGTCTCTGATTGAAGTCGATTATGAGCTGCTGCCGGTCCTTACGGACCCGGAGGAAGCCATGAAGGAGGATGCCATTCTTCTGCATCCCGAAGGGAATGTGCTGCACCGTTCCGAGTACCGGAGAGGGAATCCGGAGGATGCCTTCGGGACCTGCGCCTATGTGGCGGAGGAGACGTATTATACGCCGCGGCAGATGCATACGTATATGGAAACCGAGGGCGGCCTCTTCATTCCTGAGCCGGACGGGCGGCTGACCGTCTATTCCGCCACCCAGCACGGCCTGATGGACCGGAAGCAGCTTTCCCGTATTCTGGCTATGCCGGAGGAGCGGATTCGCGTCGTCTCAAGTCCGATCGGCGGATCATTTGGCGGCAAGGATGAACTGAATGTCCAGCCTTACGGCGCACTGCTGGCGCTGCGTACGGGCAGACCGGTGCGGGTGCACAACTCCCGCGCCGAGTCGGTCCGGGCGGGCCTTAAGCGGCATCCGATGAAGATCACAATGAAGACCGGCTGTACCCGGGATGGGGTGATTGTTGCCCATTCCGTGCGGCTGGTATCGGATACCGGCGCATACGCCACTCTGGGCACCGAGGTGCTCAACTTTGCTACCGAGCATGTCTTTGGCCCTTACCGAATCGAGCATATCGACGTTGAGGGCTTTTGTGTATACACAAATAATGGGCTATCGGGGGAATTTCGCGGCTTTGGCGGTAATCAGGCGATCTTCGCTCTGGAGGGCCAGATCGACCGGCTGGCCGAGGCTGCTGGCATCGACCCCTGGGAGATGCGGCGCCTGAATCTGCGCCAATACGGCGATCCCGGGCCCTTTGGCCAGCCAATCGCCCAGACAGACGGCGCCATGCAGGTATGGCAGGCGCTGGAGAACAGCCCGCTGAACGCCGAGCGGAGACGCGGGCCGGGCAGGGATGGTAACGATCCGTGGGTCGTTACCGGGATCGGGACAGCCATCGCCATGCATGGAGCCGGACTCGGCAAGGGCATTCCGGACCCCGCAGGCGGCCGGCTGCGGCTGGCTGCAGACGGCAAGATCGAAGCCATCTTCGGCTATGAGGAGTTCGGGCAGGGCTTGATCGCCACGTTGGAGCAGATGCTCATGGAGCAGTACGGCTTCGCGGCTGAGGATCTGCGAATCATTATCGGCGATACGGATGTAGTGCCGGACAGCGGATCAAGCACTGCCTCCCGGGCTACGAGCATGATGTGGATGGCCCTTCGCCAGCTGCATCCGGATTTCACCGGCAAGCTGGCTGCAGCCGCCGAAGCTGCGGGCGTGGGGCAGGACTTAAGCTGCGGCGAAGGCGGCATGTGGAAGGAAGGCCGCCGGGTGATGACCTATGCCGAGCTGGCCGGCAGCCTGAAGGAGCCTATCGTCAGCGAAACGGTGTTCGATTATCCGACGACGCCTTTTGAGCGGGTCGGCGCCCATTTTCTGTACACCTATTCGGCAATCGCCGTCAAGGTCCAGGTCAATCTTCTGACGGGCCGCGTCAAGATGCTGGACCAATACCACGCCATTGCGGCGGGGCCGGTCGCGAATCCGCAGGGCTACCTCGGACAGATCGAGGGCGGAAGCGGGATGGCGGTCGGCTTCACGCTGACGGAGGATGCACTCATGAAGGATGGCTCCTACGTCACGAAAAATCTGGACACCTATATCATACCTACCATTGCGGATATGAACGGCGTCATCCAGGTGGAGCCGATCGAGGATCTGCCGGAGCATGATACGTATGGTCCCCGGGGGGTCGGGGAGATCGGTTCGGTCAATCTGGCGCCTGCCGTGGCGTCCGCCGTATTCCAGGCGGTCGGCAAACGGGTCGTCCGGCTGCCGATCGAACCCGAGCTGCTGCAGGAGACGCCGTTTATTCCACAGAAGGCGGTGAACGCGCATGTTGGATGAGCATAAAGGAAATCAGGAGCAGGGAAATCCGCTTGAGGAAGACGCCGGAAGCTGCGGCACCGAAGTGGGAAGCGGGATGAGTGGGATAAGTGAGGAATGCGGGATAAGTGAGGAATGCGGGATAAGTGAAAAAAGCGGGAAAAGCGAGAACAGCGGGAAAAGCGAGAACAGCGGGAAAAGCGGAAAAAGCGAGGAAACTCAGATACACGGAGCATGCGAAAAAAACGCGATGCGCGAGGCAAGCGGAGCATGCGGGATAAGCGAGGCATACGGAAAAAGCGAAATTAGCGAGGCAGGCGGAGTAGGCGGAAAAAGCGAAATTAGCGAGGCAGGCGGAGTAGGCGGGAAAAGCGGCCTTCGGGACCTGGCGGCGGCGTCAGTTACGCATGGAGATGAATCTTCAGAAGAAGAATCTCCGGAAGAGATGTATCTCTTAAGCTTCAGCATCAACGGGCATCCCGTAACCGCCGAGGTGCC includes these proteins:
- a CDS encoding ABC transporter permease: MSQDKASGGTLLEPVNKQTSGGRLPWRLEYDASRVRTPWWTPIVSVVLALVLCAIFIYANGMSPATVYAKMWKGAFGSSYGITETLVKAIPLLLCGLGIAVAYRISVWNIGAEGQLTVGAMAATAVTIYFPNLSGFWSISLMLIFGIAAGAFWGLLTAIPRTHFGVNELITSLMLNYVALLALDYVVFGPWKDPKGFNMPGSPVFTDAQSLPVLGGTRLHIGLIFALVAVVIYYLMMRFTRWGYELRLIGANPTAARYAGIHIKRHIIIVMLISGGLAGLAGMAEVSGVSHQLIKGISPGYGYTAIIVAWLAKLNPLGLVIASVLFGGLIVGGYSVQTIGLPSSISQLLQGSILFFLIAGDMVTRFRIRRGA
- a CDS encoding BMP family ABC transporter substrate-binding protein; this translates as MKQRGRAFKLSFLLLFVLAVVLAGCGGNNNTSGNTAASSEPAASAAATASASAAAASTQPSGEKPKVAFVYIGPPGDGGYTYQHDQGRLEMEKELGIKSTTVENIPEGPDAERTITELAQSNDIVFTTSFGYMEQTVNVAKKFPNVKFDHASGYKTEANMGTYFGKNYEASYLTGIAAGKVTKNNHLGYVGAFPISEVIYNLNAFTLGAQSVNPDIKVDVVWTNTWYDPTTERQAAISLLDKGADVLLAYQDSPATIQAAQERGAFAGGNDSDMKKYAPDNYLTNPVWDWGPYYTKTVKSVMDGTWTNEQYSGSMADGMVKLAPFGNKVPEDVQKLVTDAQAKIISGELNVFTGPISDNTGKVQVPEGKTLTLDEVLSMNWLAKGVVGTIPK
- a CDS encoding ABC transporter permease — translated: MDFMTQLLIAAISAGTPLLLATLGGILTERAGIIQLGAEGLMLMGAVTMCIVFIRTESLVLGLLAAIGVTALLGLVHAFLSVTLRANQTMSGLAMTLFGTGLSAYLGKPISGNPLPGILPRVHLDFLSSVPVLKIISNLDMLTWISIVLVIVLHLLIHRTSWGLHLRAVGDSPATADVMGIRVRTIRYCYIIAGAMLIGLAGADMVLSVAPTWNEGLTAGRGWIAVGLVIFARWNPIRALLCAYFFGALDSLGFRVQLLGSAIPSYFLKMIPYVVTILVLMYLGYRNRNKPSGTPESLGVPYIREQRF
- a CDS encoding ABC transporter ATP-binding protein translates to MRGHSVEMRGIVKRFGSVTASDQVDFSADAGEIHALLGENGAGKSTVMSMLSGVYRADEGEILIHGKPAKIRSPKDAAMLGVGMVFQNFRLVQTLTAAENIVLGEKSSFWRGRNWIKNKHKEIEELAERFGLKFPVDRPIWQLSVGEQQRVEIVKTLYRGADIIILDEPTSVLTPGEVEGLFSTLQRMKEEGKTVIMTTHKMKEVMASSDRISVMRKGKMITTLITKETDERELARLMVGREVVIERRDREETDGDELLAVKNLSVVADHGRKALDRLSLTVRKGEIVGVAGVAGNGQKELAEVLTGLRTWREGEIVFDGSPVKTASVRGAIDAGISHVPENRMKSGLAGRLGSVDNLLFKSYRSEEHSKLGFLKAAKNRIWSEHLVRKFDVKTPELDTPVQQLSGGNQQKLLFAREVTHNPKLMVAVHPTQGLDVGATSGVHDLLMELRASGSGVLLISEDLDELMQLSDRILVIYNGAIIGEETHDNADRESIGLMMAGIRGREESMV
- a CDS encoding FAD binding domain-containing protein gives rise to the protein MEALRHARLRAPALYRPRNLQEAWELKRELGDGAVYVSGSTLLRTQWEAGTVSMPETLIDLRGLEGLSGIAEDGEGIRIGALTNLSSLRRSALLDSAAPSLKEAARVIAAPSVRNLATLGGNIASGYGDTLPALLTADAELEVYDGAFASRQCTGDWLASRWGGRHSSASIIAGVRISPAEGPEGSRRFEAFRKVGRREAFTPSLVAVALSGFIDPDRCLSGVRIAAGGGSGRPHRLAEAEALLEGGVLAAELLPPVYEAVSGGFETYADPFATAEYKRKTAGNLIAAELWKLI
- the pucD gene encoding xanthine dehydrogenase subunit D, with amino-acid sequence MPLSRDSSGSRWRTRPDGLEKVTGSLQYLTDMYAEEMLVGRVLRSRESHARILDLRTDKAAAVPGVHAVLTHEDVPGLNGFGIALPHQPVFCEDRVRYTGDAIAAVAAESDEIAEYALSLIEVDYELLPVLTDPEEAMKEDAILLHPEGNVLHRSEYRRGNPEDAFGTCAYVAEETYYTPRQMHTYMETEGGLFIPEPDGRLTVYSATQHGLMDRKQLSRILAMPEERIRVVSSPIGGSFGGKDELNVQPYGALLALRTGRPVRVHNSRAESVRAGLKRHPMKITMKTGCTRDGVIVAHSVRLVSDTGAYATLGTEVLNFATEHVFGPYRIEHIDVEGFCVYTNNGLSGEFRGFGGNQAIFALEGQIDRLAEAAGIDPWEMRRLNLRQYGDPGPFGQPIAQTDGAMQVWQALENSPLNAERRRGPGRDGNDPWVVTGIGTAIAMHGAGLGKGIPDPAGGRLRLAADGKIEAIFGYEEFGQGLIATLEQMLMEQYGFAAEDLRIIIGDTDVVPDSGSSTASRATSMMWMALRQLHPDFTGKLAAAAEAAGVGQDLSCGEGGMWKEGRRVMTYAELAGSLKEPIVSETVFDYPTTPFERVGAHFLYTYSAIAVKVQVNLLTGRVKMLDQYHAIAAGPVANPQGYLGQIEGGSGMAVGFTLTEDALMKDGSYVTKNLDTYIIPTIADMNGVIQVEPIEDLPEHDTYGPRGVGEIGSVNLAPAVASAVFQAVGKRVVRLPIEPELLQETPFIPQKAVNAHVG